One stretch of Rosistilla oblonga DNA includes these proteins:
- a CDS encoding DUF58 domain-containing protein: MLGRLERMELVSRKVFRGRMKGERRSRRKGQSVEFADFRNYVPGDDLRFIDWNMYARLDKLFLKLFLEEEDLHFYALIDASASMSFGDPTKLHVAKQLAAALGYVGMCRADRVRVAALGPPGAAAPTLRGKASLWKMLNYLDTVQPVHNVSLADGVKDFVLRNPGTGIVVLLTDLMDKQGYEAALRMLLGRRMDVFVVHILAPEEIDPPLQGDLKLIDVEDADEAEVTVNGALLQRYKQTVDAFIDQSRTFCSQRDMTYLLTRTDQSVEELVTKYLRQRGVVR; encoded by the coding sequence ATGCTGGGGCGGTTGGAGCGGATGGAATTGGTCAGCCGCAAGGTCTTCCGCGGCCGGATGAAAGGGGAACGACGCAGTCGCCGCAAAGGGCAGAGCGTTGAATTCGCCGACTTCCGCAACTACGTCCCCGGTGACGACCTGCGGTTCATCGACTGGAACATGTACGCGCGGCTGGACAAGCTGTTCCTGAAACTGTTCCTGGAAGAGGAAGACCTGCATTTCTATGCGTTGATCGATGCCAGCGCGTCGATGAGCTTTGGCGATCCGACGAAACTACACGTCGCCAAACAACTTGCCGCCGCGCTCGGTTACGTCGGCATGTGCCGCGCCGACCGCGTCCGTGTCGCCGCACTGGGACCGCCCGGTGCCGCCGCGCCAACGCTGCGTGGCAAAGCCAGCCTGTGGAAGATGCTGAACTACTTGGATACCGTCCAACCGGTTCACAACGTTTCGCTGGCCGACGGCGTCAAAGATTTTGTGCTCCGCAATCCAGGGACCGGGATCGTTGTCCTGCTGACCGACCTGATGGACAAGCAGGGCTACGAAGCCGCATTGCGGATGTTGCTGGGCCGCCGAATGGATGTCTTTGTCGTCCACATCTTGGCTCCCGAAGAGATCGATCCGCCGCTGCAAGGCGATCTGAAGCTGATCGATGTCGAAGACGCTGACGAAGCCGAAGTGACCGTCAACGGCGCGTTGCTGCAACGCTACAAACAAACCGTCGACGCCTTCATCGATCAATCGCGGACCTTCTGCAGCCAACGCGACATGACCTATCTATTGACGCGGACCGACCAGAGCGTCGAAGAACTGGTCACCAAATATCTGCGACAGCGAGGCGTGGTGCGATGA
- a CDS encoding vWA domain-containing protein: MNFLPALHAWQWGLLGLIPIGIILLYFLKLRRQPIEVPSTYLWTRTIEDMHVNSLLQRLRRNLLLFLQLLFIALAALALLRPGWQASSQSGRRMVLLLDASASMQSTDVKPSRFEQAKELLAQQIDNMDGSDSAMLIAFSDEPDVLQGFTSDRRRLRDALDLAQPTNRTTNMLDSLKAAAGLANPNRTSQAADVNDIQVADALPATLYIYSDGRVGAINDFDLGNLTPKFIPIGSGSANNMAITAFSAERNPEDPSQVQAFATIANLGAQPQAVTATLTRDGEFLDASAVELDPGEEEGLSFALQIDDDAGLKLSLDQTDDLAIDNVAYTGLSPLHSVAVLVVTPGNEPLKTAMQTPRASRLGRLEFVEPSYLESAEYKKRAADGSDDLIVYDRCAPETMPLASTWFIGSLPPQDWEAGDLSSAVFVVDVDRTHPIMRFLELFAIKIVEGKTLTGPSGTQTLMTSDSGPILALASRRGYQDLVLGFEIASQSEDGGEAYNTDWPIQRSWPVFVYNVLRYLGGAIDTTGAPSYRPGQPITLRTENRLTEVELRLPSGETETLTAGVGGQTGFSDTEAVGLYQLFAGDRLLQMFTINLFDAQESKIPATETIELGYETAETIAGEQNRRSEAWRWILLAALLLLVLEWITYSRRVWVSPARG; encoded by the coding sequence ATGAACTTTTTGCCCGCGCTGCATGCATGGCAATGGGGTCTGTTGGGGCTGATCCCAATCGGCATCATCCTGCTCTATTTCCTGAAGCTACGTCGCCAACCGATCGAAGTCCCCAGCACCTACCTGTGGACCCGCACGATCGAAGACATGCACGTCAACAGCCTGCTGCAGCGGTTGCGGCGGAACCTCTTGCTGTTTCTGCAGCTGTTATTCATCGCGTTGGCGGCGCTGGCGCTGCTGCGGCCGGGTTGGCAAGCGAGCAGCCAGAGCGGCCGCCGGATGGTGCTGCTGTTGGATGCTTCGGCCAGCATGCAGTCGACCGATGTGAAACCTTCGCGTTTCGAACAGGCCAAGGAACTGTTGGCTCAACAGATCGACAACATGGACGGCAGCGATTCGGCGATGCTGATCGCGTTCAGCGATGAACCCGACGTATTGCAAGGCTTTACGTCCGACCGACGCCGGTTGCGCGATGCCTTGGATTTAGCGCAGCCGACCAATCGGACGACCAACATGCTCGATTCGCTGAAAGCCGCGGCGGGGCTGGCGAATCCAAACCGCACCAGCCAAGCAGCCGATGTGAACGACATCCAGGTCGCCGACGCGCTCCCGGCGACGCTGTACATCTACAGCGATGGACGGGTCGGTGCGATCAACGATTTCGACTTGGGCAACCTAACGCCCAAGTTCATCCCGATCGGATCGGGGAGCGCCAACAACATGGCGATCACCGCCTTTAGCGCCGAACGGAATCCCGAGGATCCGTCGCAGGTTCAAGCCTTTGCGACGATCGCCAACCTCGGGGCGCAGCCGCAAGCGGTCACGGCGACGCTAACGCGCGACGGCGAATTCCTCGATGCTTCGGCCGTCGAACTGGATCCCGGGGAAGAGGAGGGACTCTCGTTTGCGCTGCAGATCGATGACGACGCCGGCTTGAAACTGAGCCTCGACCAGACCGACGACTTGGCGATCGATAACGTCGCCTACACCGGACTCTCGCCGCTGCACAGCGTCGCCGTGTTGGTTGTCACGCCGGGAAACGAACCGCTGAAGACGGCGATGCAAACGCCTCGCGCATCGCGATTGGGGAGGCTAGAGTTTGTCGAACCTAGCTACCTCGAATCGGCGGAATACAAAAAAAGAGCGGCCGACGGCAGCGACGACTTGATCGTCTACGACCGCTGCGCGCCCGAGACGATGCCGCTGGCCAGCACTTGGTTTATCGGCAGCCTGCCGCCACAAGATTGGGAAGCGGGGGACCTGTCGTCGGCGGTGTTTGTGGTCGACGTCGATCGGACCCATCCGATCATGCGGTTCTTAGAATTGTTTGCGATCAAAATTGTCGAAGGGAAAACGCTGACCGGGCCGTCGGGAACGCAGACTCTGATGACCAGCGATTCGGGACCGATCCTGGCCTTGGCTTCGCGACGCGGTTACCAAGACCTGGTGCTCGGTTTTGAGATCGCTTCGCAAAGCGAGGATGGGGGCGAAGCTTACAACACCGACTGGCCGATCCAACGCAGCTGGCCAGTCTTCGTTTACAACGTCTTGCGATATTTGGGCGGAGCGATCGACACGACCGGCGCGCCGTCGTACCGCCCGGGGCAACCGATCACGCTGCGAACGGAAAACCGATTGACTGAAGTTGAATTACGATTGCCTTCGGGCGAGACCGAAACGCTGACCGCCGGTGTCGGTGGTCAGACTGGATTTTCGGATACCGAAGCGGTTGGGCTGTACCAGTTGTTCGCTGGCGATCGGCTGCTGCAGATGTTCACCATCAATTTGTTCGACGCTCAAGAGAGCAAGATCCCCGCGACCGAAACGATCGAGTTGGGGTACGAAACCGCCGAGACGATCGCTGGCGAGCAGAACCGCCGCAGCGAAGCGTGGCGTTGGATCTTGCTAGCCGCTCTGCTGCTGCTGGTCCTCGAATGGATCACCTACAGCCGCCGCGTCTGGGTCTCCCCCGCCCGCGGTTAG
- a CDS encoding BamA/OMP85 family outer membrane protein, with protein MNRSLSGPSNVATGLCLLACLLLGGCAQTLQKQNLTGNNTPPESVDFGQLGISPTPTAAQPASDQTPADESMAADESFTIRGQDPGYALPPGVAATAPTPSPGGGGFTRGPVPVSGQNVQPPLVQPQATAGVGGAYGTQATDPRVAQNGVGGYQEPVQPAPSYGLPAPQPNYQNYNNQPVVPNQQTFGQAPVAPQPGMIGAPIEPINPNFVDPLSNEPPPLVMPRVRTVPVDVFVTPARTGRFMVGGAVNSDAGVTGQIVLDERNFDILRFPRSFQDLFSGYAFRGAGQTFRLEAVPGSDFQRYMMSFGQPYLFGYLPLSLSVQGFLFDRQYRDWDESRLGGRVQLGYRVTNELSLSTAIRAENVDFGDVRVPGIPYVDQFVGDHELYSGSVRLSHDTRDIPFAPTEGHLFEVTFEQTFGSYDYSRIQADLRNYYLLRERADHSGRHTIAVTNSVGFSGADTPIFENFFAGGYSTMRGFDFRGASPVLSNGSDNVQVGGRLSVLGSVEYQFPLTADDATKGVVFVDYGTVEREIEIKRENFRVAPGFGFRVSMPALGPAPLAFDFAFPVAHADTDDRQVFSFFMGFSR; from the coding sequence ATGAATCGTTCTCTTTCTGGTCCATCGAATGTCGCAACCGGGCTGTGCCTTTTGGCCTGCCTGCTGCTTGGCGGTTGCGCACAAACGCTGCAAAAACAAAACCTCACCGGCAACAATACACCTCCCGAATCGGTCGACTTCGGCCAGCTCGGTATCTCGCCCACGCCAACCGCCGCACAGCCGGCATCCGATCAAACGCCAGCCGATGAATCGATGGCGGCCGATGAATCGTTTACGATCCGCGGTCAAGATCCCGGATACGCGTTGCCACCAGGCGTCGCCGCGACCGCTCCAACACCATCTCCTGGCGGCGGCGGATTCACCCGTGGTCCGGTTCCCGTCAGCGGCCAAAACGTCCAACCCCCTTTGGTACAACCTCAAGCGACCGCCGGGGTTGGTGGTGCTTATGGCACGCAAGCGACCGATCCACGCGTCGCTCAAAACGGTGTCGGTGGATATCAAGAGCCGGTCCAGCCGGCGCCTAGCTACGGTCTGCCTGCACCGCAGCCCAACTATCAGAACTACAATAATCAACCGGTTGTCCCGAACCAGCAGACGTTTGGGCAAGCTCCCGTTGCGCCGCAGCCCGGCATGATCGGTGCGCCGATCGAACCGATCAATCCGAACTTTGTCGATCCGTTGTCGAACGAACCGCCACCGTTGGTGATGCCTCGCGTGCGAACCGTTCCCGTCGACGTCTTCGTAACGCCCGCCCGAACCGGTCGGTTCATGGTCGGTGGTGCCGTCAACAGCGACGCCGGTGTGACCGGTCAGATCGTGTTGGACGAACGCAACTTTGACATCTTGCGATTCCCACGCAGCTTCCAAGACTTGTTCTCCGGTTACGCCTTCCGAGGTGCCGGTCAAACATTTCGTTTGGAAGCTGTTCCCGGTAGCGATTTCCAGCGTTACATGATGTCGTTTGGCCAACCGTATCTGTTTGGATACCTGCCGCTGAGTCTTTCGGTGCAAGGCTTCTTGTTCGACCGTCAGTACCGCGACTGGGATGAATCGCGTTTGGGTGGCCGTGTCCAACTGGGCTATCGCGTTACCAATGAACTGTCGCTCTCGACAGCGATCCGCGCCGAAAACGTCGACTTTGGCGATGTTCGCGTCCCTGGAATTCCTTACGTCGATCAATTCGTCGGCGACCACGAACTCTATTCGGGCAGCGTCCGCTTGTCGCACGATACCCGCGATATCCCGTTCGCGCCGACCGAAGGGCATCTGTTTGAAGTGACGTTTGAACAAACCTTTGGATCGTACGACTACTCGCGGATCCAAGCCGATCTGCGGAACTACTACCTGCTTCGCGAGCGAGCCGATCACTCGGGACGTCATACGATTGCGGTCACCAATAGCGTTGGCTTTAGCGGCGCTGACACGCCGATCTTCGAGAATTTCTTCGCCGGTGGTTACAGCACCATGCGTGGTTTCGATTTCCGCGGTGCTAGCCCCGTCCTCTCCAACGGTTCGGACAACGTGCAGGTCGGTGGTCGTTTGAGCGTGTTGGGATCGGTCGAATACCAGTTCCCATTGACCGCCGATGATGCCACCAAGGGCGTCGTGTTTGTCGATTACGGTACGGTCGAACGCGAGATCGAGATCAAGCGCGAGAACTTCCGCGTCGCTCCCGGTTTTGGTTTCCGCGTCAGCATGCCCGCCTTGGGACCTGCTCCGCTGGCCTTCGACTTTGCCTTCCCCGTCGCCCACGCCGACACCGACGATCGCCAGGTCTTCAGCTTCTTCATGGGCTTCTCACGCTAA
- a CDS encoding BamA/OMP85 family outer membrane protein: MRQRVNMLRRSLCLVCVFASLSVAHGQFGGGMGGGGGGNAPAPPGVEKPKFRDHMFQQGSMRVQRETGDQLVAGVSVKGNRSVGLDRIMAKVQTREGRVYDFNLVMEDVRRLHKFGAFEHIQPEIVETPEGVHVTFVVRERPIVQAVEFAGNRGINDRELKGRAGIAPGDPLNQFSIESARSRLVDYYHEEGFNQATIETVIGKTGYPNAVIYRINEGPLERIGSIEIVGNTFVSSARLEKIIKSRDAFLGIFNFGNRAKMDILQQDLEKLTSYYRDLGFFEAEVGKMMRYDESGKYLNLRFVIKEGPRYYVRNVELIGNQFVDTASLKERLRLKPGDAFDRGKLQADVTEIRYGLGSVGFIFADVQPRPTVLDEPGQLDLVYRIAEGDQYKCGEIRIHVDGDDHLVAEHVVENRLEFAPGEMLDRKKLDRSERLLKSTQIFITNPAEGAVPRIVVEQPKLVDLEAAADEY; this comes from the coding sequence ATGCGTCAGAGAGTGAACATGCTTCGCCGAAGCCTATGCTTGGTCTGCGTCTTCGCGTCGCTATCGGTTGCTCACGGGCAATTTGGTGGCGGCATGGGAGGTGGAGGTGGTGGCAATGCGCCCGCCCCTCCTGGCGTAGAAAAACCGAAGTTCCGCGACCATATGTTTCAGCAGGGATCGATGCGCGTGCAGCGCGAGACCGGCGATCAATTGGTGGCGGGCGTTTCGGTAAAAGGTAATCGTAGCGTCGGTCTGGATCGTATCATGGCCAAGGTGCAGACGCGCGAAGGCCGCGTCTACGACTTCAATTTGGTCATGGAAGATGTTCGCCGGTTGCATAAGTTTGGTGCTTTCGAGCACATCCAACCGGAGATCGTTGAAACGCCCGAGGGTGTCCATGTGACGTTTGTCGTACGGGAGCGCCCGATCGTGCAAGCTGTCGAATTTGCTGGCAACCGCGGAATCAACGACCGCGAACTCAAAGGGCGTGCGGGGATCGCACCCGGCGATCCGTTGAACCAGTTCTCGATCGAATCAGCTCGCTCACGGCTTGTCGATTATTACCACGAGGAAGGGTTTAATCAGGCCACGATCGAAACGGTGATCGGCAAGACCGGATATCCCAACGCGGTGATCTATCGGATCAACGAAGGGCCTTTGGAACGGATCGGTTCGATCGAGATCGTCGGCAACACGTTTGTCAGTTCGGCTCGGTTGGAAAAGATCATCAAGAGCCGCGATGCGTTTTTGGGAATCTTCAATTTTGGCAACCGCGCCAAGATGGACATCTTGCAACAAGATCTCGAAAAACTAACCAGCTACTACCGCGACCTTGGCTTCTTCGAAGCGGAGGTGGGCAAGATGATGCGGTACGACGAATCGGGGAAATATCTGAACCTGCGATTTGTGATCAAAGAGGGACCTCGCTATTACGTCCGCAATGTCGAACTGATCGGGAATCAATTTGTCGACACCGCCAGTTTGAAAGAGCGTTTGCGGTTGAAGCCGGGCGACGCGTTTGATCGCGGTAAATTGCAAGCCGATGTGACCGAGATCCGCTACGGGCTGGGATCGGTCGGATTTATCTTCGCCGACGTGCAACCGCGGCCAACCGTCTTGGACGAACCGGGGCAACTCGATTTGGTCTATCGGATCGCCGAGGGAGATCAGTACAAGTGTGGTGAGATTCGCATCCATGTCGACGGCGACGACCATCTGGTGGCCGAGCATGTGGTCGAAAACCGCTTGGAGTTTGCTCCGGGTGAGATGCTCGATCGCAAGAAGCTGGACCGCAGCGAACGGTTGTTGAAGTCGACGCAGATTTTTATTACCAATCCGGCCGAAGGCGCAGTTCCGCGAATTGTTGTCGAACAACCCAAGCTGGTCGATCTGGAAGCGGCTGCGGATGAATACTAA
- a CDS encoding ammonium transporter has protein sequence MLSCVATICVGQEAVPPPDTTAYSTAKLDEMQASIDAAALAGHNAWMLTSCALVLFMTAPGLALFYGGLVRRKNVLSVMMQCIFLMGLMTVIWSLYGYSLAFGGTPGESYLSHLIGNGEYLMMNNVSRTWDEAAGAPFTPMEGEIPRLTHMLFQGMFFIITPALICGAFAERMKFSAMVVYSVLWGTFIYCPLAHWVWDGGILAYDGDQAVLGGALDFAGGTVVHISSGVSALVAAIMIGPRMGFGKLPLPPHNLTFTAVGSAMLWFGWFGFNAGSELASDALTSSAFAVTHFSAAAGAVAWAACEWLLRGKPTVLGACSGAVAGLVCITPAAGFVNPMPALIMGAIAGVACYWSCAKLKHIFRYDDALDAFGVHGVGGTVGAVLTGLFATRACWDIGEGAKLGLFEGGNVLAGQVAAVVVTYVYAGIGSIVLLLLIKMTIGLRVEANDEEQGLDISLHGEEAYVLN, from the coding sequence ATGTTGTCCTGCGTGGCAACGATCTGCGTTGGCCAAGAGGCTGTGCCGCCACCGGACACTACCGCCTACAGCACCGCCAAGTTGGACGAGATGCAAGCGAGCATCGACGCGGCCGCGTTGGCTGGCCACAACGCGTGGATGTTGACATCCTGTGCGTTGGTGTTGTTCATGACCGCCCCCGGGCTGGCATTGTTCTACGGTGGGCTGGTCCGCCGGAAGAATGTGTTGAGCGTGATGATGCAGTGCATTTTCCTGATGGGGCTGATGACGGTGATTTGGTCACTGTACGGCTATTCGTTAGCATTTGGCGGCACGCCCGGCGAAAGCTATCTGTCGCATCTGATCGGCAACGGCGAATATCTGATGATGAACAATGTCTCGCGGACTTGGGACGAAGCCGCCGGCGCGCCCTTCACGCCGATGGAGGGTGAGATCCCACGGCTGACTCACATGTTGTTCCAAGGGATGTTCTTTATCATCACGCCGGCGCTGATCTGCGGTGCATTTGCCGAGCGGATGAAGTTCAGTGCGATGGTCGTCTATTCAGTCCTCTGGGGAACGTTCATCTATTGTCCGCTGGCTCACTGGGTTTGGGATGGCGGAATCCTGGCCTACGACGGCGATCAAGCGGTCTTAGGGGGCGCGCTCGATTTCGCCGGAGGGACCGTGGTCCATATCAGTAGCGGAGTCTCGGCACTGGTTGCGGCGATCATGATCGGTCCGCGGATGGGATTTGGAAAGTTGCCGTTGCCGCCACATAACTTGACCTTCACCGCCGTCGGTTCGGCGATGTTGTGGTTCGGTTGGTTCGGCTTCAACGCTGGCAGCGAACTGGCGTCCGACGCATTGACCAGCAGTGCGTTTGCTGTCACGCACTTCTCCGCTGCCGCCGGCGCGGTGGCGTGGGCAGCTTGTGAATGGCTGTTGCGCGGCAAACCGACAGTTCTAGGCGCCTGCAGCGGCGCCGTGGCGGGACTTGTTTGCATCACGCCAGCGGCTGGGTTTGTGAACCCGATGCCGGCGCTGATCATGGGAGCGATCGCGGGGGTGGCTTGTTATTGGTCGTGTGCCAAGTTGAAGCACATCTTCCGCTACGACGACGCCTTGGATGCGTTTGGCGTTCATGGAGTCGGCGGCACGGTGGGGGCTGTCCTGACGGGACTCTTCGCGACCCGCGCCTGTTGGGATATCGGCGAAGGAGCCAAGTTGGGACTGTTCGAAGGGGGCAACGTATTGGCTGGACAAGTCGCCGCCGTTGTCGTCACCTACGTCTACGCCGGTATCGGCAGCATCGTGTTGCTGCTGCTGATCAAGATGACGATCGGTCTGCGTGTCGAAGCAAACGATGAAGAGCAGGGGCTCGACATCTCGCTGCACGGCGAAGAAGCGTATGTGTTGAACTGA
- a CDS encoding serine/threonine-protein kinase — protein MSAIMIDFEHLGPYKVLDKLGQGGMGAVYRGEHTKSQERVAIKVIAPQIADQPRFRRRFATEIETLKKLNHPNIVRLIGYGEEEGHLFYSMELVDGPSLQQQIRSLKRLPWRDVVRYGIDICGALKHAHDFGVIHRDLKPANLLIAEDQSMKLTDFGIAKLWLGDDMTAVGAMLGTADYMAPEQAGDGPITPRTDLYALGNVLYACLAGRPPFAGKDLTRVITSLHTDPPPPLDLILPELPMELVSLIHQLLEKGPKDRPPTALAVGNRLRAILADDLQIGSLTFDADRPTIDNAPTLGGGADESLDLGASSAIPTDQRPTLDATDLPDGGTGSQFGFEDTINSEVQEFPETATLAPLTHFRTVDQEERNRASAPLTADAQESTQRESLLSILLLIGLLLLLVTAALWMMQPPSAESLYNKISEAEDFGDVDNAAGAIKQFLAQYPDDYRAEEVSALADQIDSDRVFRRLRVRARFKGGIEQLEPAEQAFVEAMLLREENPAEARELLEDWLIVFSHADHRDRSVARLIPIVRQEIQPLKEINRKQANTQAQQLRSWIDGSLARLDPDRHREFLESVIRLYADKPWAEEEIRRTQDLLSAVGPDGVPAERFAPAEPPATEAVDAE, from the coding sequence ATGTCAGCGATCATGATCGATTTCGAACACCTCGGACCATATAAAGTTCTCGACAAGCTGGGGCAGGGGGGCATGGGCGCGGTCTATCGCGGGGAGCACACCAAGTCGCAGGAGCGTGTTGCGATCAAGGTGATCGCTCCGCAAATCGCCGACCAACCTCGCTTCCGACGTCGTTTCGCCACCGAGATCGAAACGCTTAAAAAGCTGAATCACCCGAACATCGTGCGGTTGATCGGTTACGGCGAGGAGGAGGGGCATCTGTTCTATTCGATGGAACTGGTCGACGGCCCCAGTCTGCAGCAGCAGATCCGCTCGCTGAAACGACTCCCTTGGCGCGACGTCGTCCGCTACGGGATCGACATCTGCGGAGCCCTCAAGCACGCCCACGACTTTGGTGTGATCCACCGCGATCTTAAACCGGCCAACCTGTTGATCGCGGAAGATCAATCGATGAAGTTGACCGATTTTGGAATCGCCAAACTGTGGTTGGGGGATGACATGACCGCGGTCGGCGCGATGCTGGGGACCGCCGACTACATGGCTCCCGAACAAGCTGGCGATGGCCCGATCACGCCGCGAACCGATTTGTACGCGTTGGGAAATGTTCTGTATGCCTGCTTGGCGGGTCGTCCGCCCTTTGCCGGGAAAGACCTGACGCGAGTCATCACAAGTCTACACACCGACCCGCCACCGCCTCTCGATTTGATCCTTCCCGAATTGCCGATGGAGCTTGTTTCGCTGATCCATCAGTTGTTGGAGAAGGGGCCGAAAGATCGACCTCCGACGGCGCTGGCGGTTGGAAATCGGTTGCGAGCGATCTTGGCCGACGACCTGCAAATTGGTTCGCTGACATTCGATGCCGACCGGCCGACGATCGACAACGCACCGACACTTGGTGGCGGCGCCGATGAATCGTTGGATCTCGGAGCCTCCTCGGCGATTCCCACCGACCAACGGCCGACGCTCGACGCGACCGATCTTCCCGACGGCGGCACGGGCAGCCAGTTCGGATTTGAAGATACGATCAATTCCGAGGTCCAGGAATTTCCCGAAACGGCGACGCTTGCTCCGCTGACCCATTTCCGCACCGTCGATCAAGAGGAACGCAACCGCGCGTCGGCACCGCTAACGGCCGACGCTCAAGAGTCGACGCAGCGGGAGAGCCTGCTGTCGATCCTGCTGCTGATCGGGTTACTGTTGCTGCTGGTGACCGCGGCGTTGTGGATGATGCAACCGCCGTCGGCCGAATCGCTGTACAACAAGATCAGCGAAGCGGAGGATTTTGGCGACGTCGACAATGCGGCTGGTGCGATCAAACAATTCCTCGCCCAGTACCCCGACGACTACCGAGCCGAAGAGGTCTCTGCGCTGGCCGACCAGATCGATTCGGATCGCGTCTTCCGCCGCTTGCGAGTGCGGGCTCGATTCAAAGGGGGCATCGAACAACTCGAACCGGCCGAACAGGCATTTGTCGAAGCGATGCTGCTGCGGGAAGAGAACCCCGCCGAGGCGCGTGAACTGTTGGAGGATTGGTTGATCGTCTTCAGCCACGCCGACCATCGCGACCGATCGGTCGCCCGTTTGATCCCGATCGTGCGTCAAGAGATCCAACCGCTCAAAGAGATCAATCGCAAGCAGGCCAACACCCAGGCTCAACAACTGCGATCCTGGATCGATGGCTCTCTGGCGCGACTCGATCCCGATCGGCATCGAGAGTTTTTGGAGAGCGTGATCCGGCTGTACGCCGACAAACCGTGGGCGGAAGAAGAGATCCGGCGGACCCAAGATCTGTTGAGCGCCGTGGGGCCCGACGGCGTTCCCGCCGAGCGATTTGCGCCAGCAGAACCGCCGGCAACGGAAGCTGTCGACGCCGAATGA
- a CDS encoding glycerophosphodiester phosphodiesterase, with protein MLNGRWLLAALFVCGSLNTTLWAQMIVAHRGASYDAPENTVAAFEEAWRQQSDGVEGDFYLTTDGQIVCIHDRDTQRTGGRRLKVSDSSLEQLRELEYGAWKDARFAGEPLPTFADVWKAIPAGKLFVVELKVGPEIVMPLKRQLEELNVPLDQVLIICFNSDTVARCKELLPTVRAHWLTSYKKDASSGKWRPSVDQIAQTIRDCGADGLGTQGNRQVVTPEFIAQLKSRGLEEFHVWTIDSPDDARYFQKLGAMGITTNRPALIRESLATETR; from the coding sequence ATGTTAAACGGACGTTGGTTGTTGGCTGCGTTGTTCGTATGTGGTTCGCTGAATACGACGCTCTGGGCGCAGATGATCGTCGCGCACCGCGGGGCTTCTTATGACGCTCCCGAAAATACGGTCGCCGCTTTTGAGGAAGCTTGGCGTCAGCAATCCGATGGCGTCGAGGGAGACTTCTACCTGACGACCGACGGCCAGATCGTGTGCATCCACGACAGGGATACTCAGCGGACTGGCGGTCGCCGATTGAAGGTCTCCGATTCGTCTTTGGAACAGCTCCGCGAGCTCGAATACGGCGCCTGGAAAGACGCTCGGTTTGCGGGCGAACCGCTGCCGACCTTCGCCGATGTCTGGAAAGCCATCCCGGCCGGCAAGCTGTTTGTCGTCGAATTAAAAGTTGGTCCCGAGATCGTTATGCCTCTCAAACGGCAGTTGGAAGAACTCAACGTTCCGCTGGACCAGGTCCTGATTATCTGCTTCAACAGCGATACGGTCGCGCGTTGCAAAGAGTTGTTGCCGACGGTTCGTGCGCACTGGTTGACCAGTTACAAGAAGGATGCCAGCAGCGGCAAGTGGCGGCCGAGCGTCGACCAGATCGCCCAGACGATCCGCGATTGTGGTGCCGACGGTTTGGGGACGCAAGGGAATCGGCAGGTTGTCACGCCCGAGTTCATTGCTCAATTGAAGAGCCGCGGATTGGAAGAGTTCCACGTTTGGACAATCGATTCGCCCGACGACGCTCGCTACTTCCAAAAGCTTGGCGCGATGGGGATCACGACCAATCGGCCCGCTCTAATTCGCGAATCGCTGGCGACCGAAACTCGTTAG